The following are encoded in a window of Desulforegulaceae bacterium genomic DNA:
- a CDS encoding TIGR03087 family PEP-CTERM/XrtA system glycosyltransferase, which translates to MKKNILFLAHRIPYPPNKGDKIRSFNEIKFLSKDNKVDLIAFVDDPKDYGYNRELKKYCNKVKIIKLNKIISKITGLIFFILGKSISEGYFFNFKYKKSLGVFLKENKYDKIICFSSVMGQYLIDEKLEKIELIMDFCDLDSDKWIQYSKSFKFPLNLVFEKEAKRVLALEKKINKKFNSSIFISVSEAKLFKKYYPDAKKIKIVPNGVDYKYFDKDKVKPFKKPADTIRIMFSGAMDYYPNIEAVEWFAQDIFPKIRKEISNVEFMIVGRNPEKKVRQLEKIKGIKVTGFVDDIRIYYKSADICVAPLLIARGVQNKVLEAMAMAKPVVATSNAIEGIDLEINKDCHLADSAEKFAELVVNLIKNKDLREMLGTNARNYITSNHNWDFNLKSLIEN; encoded by the coding sequence ATGAAAAAAAACATTCTATTTTTAGCACATCGAATACCTTATCCTCCAAACAAAGGGGATAAAATCAGATCGTTTAATGAGATAAAATTTTTATCAAAAGATAACAAGGTTGACTTAATAGCTTTTGTTGATGATCCTAAAGATTATGGATATAATAGAGAACTGAAAAAATATTGTAACAAAGTAAAAATTATTAAATTAAACAAAATCATATCAAAAATCACTGGTCTGATTTTTTTTATTTTAGGAAAAAGTATTTCTGAGGGATATTTTTTCAATTTTAAATACAAAAAAAGCCTGGGAGTTTTTTTAAAAGAAAACAAATACGACAAAATAATTTGTTTTTCTTCAGTTATGGGTCAATATCTTATTGATGAAAAGTTAGAAAAAATCGAACTTATAATGGATTTTTGCGACCTTGATTCAGATAAATGGATACAATACTCTAAATCATTCAAATTTCCATTAAACCTGGTCTTTGAAAAGGAAGCAAAAAGAGTTTTAGCACTGGAAAAAAAAATAAATAAAAAATTTAACTCAAGTATTTTTATTTCTGTTTCTGAAGCAAAACTTTTTAAAAAATATTATCCTGATGCAAAAAAAATAAAAATAGTTCCAAATGGAGTTGATTATAAATATTTTGATAAAGATAAGGTAAAACCATTTAAAAAGCCAGCAGATACCATAAGGATAATGTTTTCGGGTGCTATGGATTATTATCCAAATATTGAAGCGGTTGAATGGTTTGCACAAGATATATTTCCAAAAATAAGAAAAGAAATATCTAATGTGGAATTTATGATTGTTGGAAGAAATCCTGAAAAAAAAGTCAGACAGCTGGAAAAAATTAAAGGTATTAAAGTAACCGGATTTGTTGATGATATAAGGATATATTATAAATCAGCAGATATTTGTGTTGCTCCTCTTTTAATTGCAAGGGGAGTTCAAAATAAAGTTCTTGAAGCAATGGCAATGGCCAAACCTGTTGTTGCGACTTCCAATGCAATTGAAGGTATTGACTTAGAGATAAACAAAGATTGCCATCTTGCAGATTCAGCTGAAAAATTTGCGGAACTGGTTGTCAATCTCATAAAAAATAAAGACCTGAGAGAAATGTTAGGAACAAATGCCAGAAATTATATAACATCAAATCACAACTGGGATTTCAATCTTAAATCTCTAATAGAGAATTAA
- a CDS encoding FemAB family PEP-CTERM system-associated protein, whose translation MIKIKSVQNNLRNQSFCDEYIKSHKLGSVFHLTSWKKVVEKTFKHKSHYFYAEKGNKICGIFPVFEIKSLLFGHFFVSIPFAEIGGIIADNELIERKLFNSALEICKTKGGSYLELRNRAEKKGLLTKSLYYTFKKEISFDHDKNLKEIPRKSRAMVRKALKSGLKSENGHHLIDDFYKILSLNYHRLGTPVFPKRFFKNFLEEFKENSGILTVKTEKNELAAAVLYFTYNNQMIPYYAGSDFTYRSYGPNDFMYWELMKLGAEKKCNIFDFGRSKVNTGSFSFKKHWGFKPEPLAYQYELINTESLPNLSPANPKYQKKIELWKKMPLEVSKIIGPFISKDLV comes from the coding sequence ATGATAAAAATTAAATCCGTTCAAAACAATTTAAGAAACCAGAGCTTTTGTGATGAATATATCAAATCTCATAAGCTGGGGTCTGTTTTTCATCTGACTTCCTGGAAAAAAGTAGTAGAAAAAACGTTTAAACACAAAAGCCATTATTTTTATGCAGAAAAAGGCAATAAAATTTGCGGAATATTCCCTGTGTTTGAAATTAAAAGCCTTTTGTTTGGTCATTTTTTTGTTTCTATCCCTTTTGCTGAAATTGGTGGAATAATTGCAGATAACGAACTTATAGAAAGAAAGCTGTTTAATTCAGCACTTGAGATATGCAAAACCAAAGGTGGAAGTTACCTTGAGCTTAGAAACAGGGCAGAAAAAAAAGGTCTTCTTACTAAATCATTGTATTATACTTTTAAAAAAGAAATTTCTTTTGACCATGACAAAAATTTAAAAGAAATTCCAAGAAAATCCAGGGCTATGGTAAGAAAAGCTCTTAAGTCAGGTTTAAAATCAGAAAACGGGCACCATTTGATTGATGATTTTTATAAAATTCTTTCTCTCAATTATCACAGGCTTGGAACCCCTGTTTTTCCTAAAAGGTTTTTCAAAAACTTTCTTGAAGAATTTAAGGAAAACTCAGGAATATTAACAGTTAAAACAGAAAAAAATGAGCTTGCAGCAGCAGTTTTATATTTTACTTATAATAACCAGATGATTCCATATTACGCAGGGTCAGACTTTACATATCGAAGTTATGGGCCAAATGATTTTATGTATTGGGAATTGATGAAACTTGGAGCTGAAAAAAAGTGCAATATTTTTGATTTTGGAAGAAGTAAAGTAAATACAGGCTCTTTCAGCTTTAAAAAGCATTGGGGATTTAAACCTGAACCTTTAGCCTATCAATATGAGTTGATAAATACTGAAAGCCTTCCCAACTTAAGTCCTGCAAATCCAAAATATCAGAAAAAAATTGAACTTTGGAAAAAAATGCCTTTGGAAGTTTCAAAAATTATTGGGCCTTTTATTTCAAAAGACCTTGTATAA
- a CDS encoding polysaccharide deacetylase family protein produces the protein MKINPEKKIFLTFDVEDWFQVENFKQNISFSSWKERELRVYDNTIKVLDILDSFSFKVKGTFFILGWLADIVPELVKEIDKRGHEIASHGYNHQLCTNLNKKELLFDLIKSKETLESLINKPVTGYRAPSFAVTNEILETIKKAGYLYDSSHNNFSMHGRYGKLDISSWKKRGFFFEVSDGFYEIPLSNLTFGKKVIPLGGGGYFRLFPLPFFKMGMKSVLKKDNAFVFYAHPWEFDPGQPRVSDAPKGFKFRHYINLDKTEKKLRNLLNSFQTCEFLKLNTIVS, from the coding sequence ATGAAAATAAACCCAGAAAAAAAAATATTTCTAACATTTGATGTTGAAGACTGGTTTCAGGTAGAAAACTTTAAACAAAATATAAGTTTTTCATCCTGGAAAGAACGTGAATTAAGAGTTTATGATAACACAATTAAAGTACTTGATATTCTTGATTCTTTTTCTTTTAAAGTAAAAGGAACATTTTTTATTCTAGGCTGGCTTGCAGATATTGTTCCAGAGCTTGTAAAAGAAATTGATAAAAGAGGCCATGAAATAGCATCCCATGGTTATAACCATCAGTTATGTACAAATTTAAATAAAAAAGAACTTTTATTTGATTTAATAAAAAGCAAGGAAACCCTGGAGTCTTTAATCAACAAGCCTGTTACAGGTTACAGAGCACCAAGTTTTGCTGTAACAAATGAAATCTTGGAAACAATAAAAAAAGCAGGCTATCTTTATGATTCAAGCCATAATAATTTTTCCATGCATGGAAGATATGGAAAGCTTGATATTTCTTCATGGAAAAAAAGAGGTTTTTTCTTTGAAGTTTCAGATGGCTTTTATGAAATCCCTTTAAGTAATTTAACTTTTGGAAAAAAAGTTATTCCACTTGGAGGAGGAGGTTATTTCAGGCTTTTTCCGCTTCCTTTTTTTAAGATGGGAATGAAATCTGTTTTAAAAAAAGATAATGCCTTTGTTTTTTATGCACATCCCTGGGAATTTGATCCGGGTCAGCCAAGGGTAAGTGATGCTCCAAAAGGCTTTAAATTCAGGCATTATATAAACCTTGATAAAACAGAAAAAAAATTAAGAAATCTTTTAAATTCATTTCAAACCTGTGAGTTTTTAAAGTTAAACACTATAGTAAGTTAA
- a CDS encoding exosortase/archaeosortase family protein, with product MKLNLKKDALIQLVIITVLFCFVFFNTIVNLVKDWSIDDNFSHGFLIPFIFIYMVWFRFDELKQTKIKSSNLGIIIICLGLVCYLAGNLGAEFFVMRVSMITTFAGLIIWFLGVKIFKKVFIPVLYLFLMIPIPSIIWNKLAFPLQLFAASGATSIIQMFGLSVLREGNILHLVNTSLEVVDACSGLRSLTSLLALSGAFAYISPLKNISKWILFFSAIPIAVAVNILRLIITAFAAVYISPETAHGLLHDMAGIVVFGAALCFTYLLYLLLDFIENFKRAKI from the coding sequence ATGAAATTAAATCTAAAAAAAGACGCCCTGATTCAACTTGTCATAATTACAGTCCTTTTTTGTTTTGTATTTTTTAATACAATTGTAAATCTTGTAAAGGACTGGTCAATAGATGACAATTTTTCCCATGGGTTTTTAATTCCTTTTATTTTTATTTATATGGTTTGGTTTAGGTTTGATGAATTAAAACAAACAAAAATAAAATCATCAAATTTGGGAATAATAATTATTTGTCTGGGCCTTGTTTGTTATTTAGCAGGAAATCTTGGAGCAGAGTTTTTTGTAATGCGTGTTTCCATGATAACAACTTTTGCCGGCCTTATTATTTGGTTTTTGGGAGTTAAAATATTCAAAAAAGTTTTTATTCCTGTTTTATATCTTTTTTTGATGATTCCAATCCCTTCTATAATATGGAATAAGCTGGCGTTTCCTTTGCAGCTTTTTGCAGCATCAGGAGCTACAAGCATTATTCAAATGTTTGGGTTATCGGTTTTAAGGGAAGGAAATATTTTACACCTTGTTAATACAAGTCTTGAAGTTGTAGATGCCTGCTCTGGTTTAAGATCTTTAACTTCTCTTTTGGCTTTAAGCGGTGCATTTGCTTATATTTCTCCATTGAAAAATATAAGTAAATGGATTTTGTTTTTTTCAGCAATTCCAATTGCCGTGGCTGTAAATATATTGCGTCTTATAATTACTGCCTTTGCAGCAGTTTATATCAGCCCTGAAACAGCCCATGGGTTGTTGCATGATATGGCTGGAATTGTTGTGTTTGGTGCAGCACTTTGTTTTACATATCTTTTATATTTACTTCTTGATTTCATTGAAAATTTTAAAAGAGCAAAGATATGA
- a CDS encoding EpsI family protein — protein sequence MENKKPQKLYTKYKKVIILAILMFFAVFVLSLAKDSKEIQPLKDFSKFPLKIGKWQGEKDFFNQKIYDILGVDDSVLAHYKDDKNQYVQLYIGFYRNQKEGDLIHSPKNCMPGAGWNIVNSGIEEVVLEDDKTIKVIKLNLKKDSEEQIVLYWFHSRGRIISSEYFQKIWLVIDSVTRGRTDGSFVRLVSPVNETRDKTLEILKEFTSEIYPYLNEYIPS from the coding sequence ATGGAAAATAAAAAACCGCAAAAACTGTATACAAAATACAAAAAAGTTATAATCTTAGCAATATTAATGTTTTTTGCTGTTTTTGTTCTAAGCCTTGCAAAAGACTCTAAGGAAATCCAGCCTTTAAAAGATTTTTCTAAATTTCCTTTAAAAATAGGAAAATGGCAGGGAGAAAAAGATTTTTTCAATCAAAAAATTTACGATATTCTCGGAGTTGATGACTCAGTTCTTGCCCATTACAAAGATGATAAAAATCAATATGTTCAGCTGTATATTGGTTTTTACAGAAATCAGAAAGAAGGGGATCTAATTCATTCTCCAAAAAACTGTATGCCCGGGGCTGGTTGGAATATTGTTAATTCGGGAATAGAAGAGGTTGTTCTTGAAGATGACAAAACAATAAAAGTTATAAAATTAAATTTAAAAAAAGACAGTGAAGAGCAAATAGTTTTGTACTGGTTTCATTCAAGAGGAAGAATTATCTCTTCTGAATATTTTCAGAAAATCTGGCTTGTTATAGACTCAGTAACAAGAGGAAGAACAGATGGTTCTTTTGTAAGGCTTGTTTCACCTGTTAATGAAACAAGAGATAAAACCCTTGAAATTTTAAAAGAATTTACCTCAGAAATTTATCCTTACTTAAACGAGTATATTCCCTCATGA
- a CDS encoding polysaccharide biosynthesis/export family protein, which yields MFSKKKFKKSLFLFLFVFVWSSIGFGEETKTLGSKYLIGEGDVLKINVWKEPDLTIDAARVRLDGKITFPLLDDIKASGATTMELKETIQEKLGKFVEAPTVTVTLIDSASKKFYILGEIAKTGEYPILKSLTVMQAFALAGGFTEWASKKEILLFRYNEGVEEKIIINYRDILKGDMSKNIPIKTDDIIVVP from the coding sequence ATGTTCTCTAAAAAAAAGTTTAAAAAAAGTTTATTCTTGTTTTTATTTGTTTTTGTCTGGAGTTCAATTGGATTTGGAGAAGAAACAAAGACTTTGGGGTCTAAATATCTCATAGGAGAGGGAGATGTTTTAAAAATTAATGTGTGGAAAGAGCCTGATCTTACAATTGATGCTGCTAGGGTAAGGCTTGACGGGAAAATCACTTTTCCTCTTCTTGATGATATAAAAGCTTCTGGAGCTACAACAATGGAGCTTAAAGAAACAATTCAGGAAAAACTTGGAAAATTTGTTGAAGCTCCCACTGTAACGGTTACTCTTATCGATTCTGCCAGCAAAAAATTCTATATACTTGGAGAAATAGCAAAAACAGGCGAATATCCAATTCTAAAGAGCTTAACAGTTATGCAGGCTTTTGCACTTGCAGGAGGCTTTACAGAATGGGCTTCAAAAAAAGAAATTCTTCTTTTTAGATATAATGAGGGCGTGGAAGAAAAAATTATTATTAATTACAGAGATATCCTTAAAGGTGATATGTCTAAAAATATCCCTATTAAAACTGATGATATTATTGTTGTACCTTAA
- a CDS encoding TIGR03013 family PEP-CTERM/XrtA system glycosyltransferase, with translation MIFLTFLFLSVFLTISPSYLFDLLLFLRIIFITVICVLCLYYNDLYDFNLIKTIPEILVSLLQSIGIASIILAIVYYLFPIAIIDQRAYFLGVLILFIFTIGWRLLYLSLLSKGIFNEDIILVGSSDFSFDIYSKIKETIDCGYNVKAVFPDLGDKDIDKFGEDVTFYYNIKNLYNTASSGKVKKIVIAIKEKRGSFPLTELIQCRSAGLEVIDGFSFYEQLTGKILVNKINPSWLIFSDGFKKSLVRKLIKRVTDIIGSFIMVLILSPLMLLVALAIKIDSKGPVFFSQDRVGLNRKEFMMFKFRSMKKDAEKLTGPVWAGEDDPRITKMGRLIRKYRIDELPQLWNVLKGEMSLVGPRPERKHFTDSLEKDIPFYSQRYLVKPGLTGWAQISFDYAATIEDSMEKLNYDLFYIKNMTTALDLFVLLRTVKIVLFGRGSR, from the coding sequence GTGATTTTTTTAACATTTTTATTTTTGTCAGTGTTTCTAACTATTTCTCCTTCATATTTGTTTGATCTCCTTCTTTTTTTAAGAATAATTTTTATAACTGTCATCTGTGTTCTTTGTCTTTATTATAATGACCTCTATGATTTTAATTTAATTAAAACTATTCCTGAAATACTTGTAAGTCTTTTACAGTCAATCGGAATAGCCTCAATTATATTAGCTATAGTCTATTACCTTTTTCCAATAGCAATAATTGACCAGCGTGCTTATTTTTTAGGTGTGCTGATTCTTTTTATATTTACAATAGGCTGGAGACTTTTATATCTCAGTCTTTTATCAAAAGGAATTTTTAATGAAGATATTATTCTTGTTGGGTCAAGTGACTTCTCTTTTGATATTTACAGTAAAATTAAAGAAACCATAGACTGCGGATATAATGTTAAAGCTGTTTTTCCTGATTTAGGCGATAAAGATATAGATAAATTTGGTGAAGATGTTACATTTTACTATAATATTAAAAACCTTTACAATACAGCCAGCTCAGGGAAAGTAAAAAAGATTGTTATTGCAATAAAAGAAAAAAGAGGATCTTTTCCTTTAACTGAACTTATTCAGTGCAGAAGTGCTGGTTTAGAAGTAATTGACGGGTTTTCATTTTATGAACAGCTTACAGGAAAAATTTTAGTAAATAAAATTAATCCTTCCTGGCTGATTTTTTCAGATGGATTTAAAAAATCATTGGTAAGGAAGCTAATTAAAAGGGTTACCGATATAATAGGTTCGTTTATAATGGTTTTAATCTTGTCTCCCTTAATGCTTTTAGTTGCTTTGGCCATAAAGATTGATTCAAAAGGGCCTGTGTTTTTTTCCCAGGACAGGGTAGGATTAAACAGAAAAGAATTTATGATGTTTAAATTCAGGTCAATGAAAAAGGATGCAGAAAAACTTACAGGGCCTGTATGGGCAGGCGAAGATGATCCAAGAATAACTAAAATGGGCAGGCTTATAAGAAAATATCGAATTGATGAGCTACCCCAGTTATGGAATGTTTTAAAGGGTGAAATGAGTCTTGTTGGACCAAGGCCTGAAAGAAAACATTTTACAGACAGCCTTGAAAAAGACATACCTTTTTACTCCCAGAGATACCTTGTTAAGCCAGGACTTACAGGGTGGGCTCAGATTTCATTTGATTATGCAGCAACTATTGAAGATTCAATGGAAAAGCTTAACTATGATCTTTTTTATATTAAAAATATGACAACTGCTCTTGATTTGTTTGTTTTGCTGCGAACAGTTAAAATTGTATTGTTTGGCCGTGGCTCCAGGTAA
- a CDS encoding polysaccharide biosynthesis tyrosine autokinase yields MGKIHKALEKIKANKDDIIDRNQNPDKKDFDSGLAVEGIEDIEEIEEIEENIPEEKESEKVFSRIDNVAEILVTVNKPHSVESEQFRLLKNSILFPDSGKPPKTIMVTSSDKGEGKSFVASNLAVSIAASIDEYVLLLDSDLRDPSVHNIFGIENSKGLSSYLSGESDLPSVFVKTFLKKLTLVPAGPSPLNPSELISSEQMKRLIDELRSRYDDRYIIIDSPPPYMTSEANALATYVDGVIIVVKQGHTKKERLKDILDIYGKDKILGVVKNFATGMFGSGYGYDKRYNYGKNKKK; encoded by the coding sequence TTGGGCAAAATTCATAAAGCACTTGAAAAAATAAAAGCAAATAAAGATGATATTATTGATAGAAATCAAAACCCTGATAAAAAAGATTTCGATTCGGGTTTAGCTGTTGAAGGCATTGAGGATATTGAAGAGATTGAAGAGATTGAAGAAAATATTCCAGAAGAGAAAGAATCAGAAAAAGTATTTTCAAGAATAGATAATGTAGCTGAAATTCTTGTTACAGTAAATAAACCCCATTCTGTAGAATCAGAACAATTTAGGCTTTTAAAAAATTCAATTTTGTTTCCAGATTCGGGAAAACCTCCAAAAACAATAATGGTGACAAGTTCTGATAAAGGCGAAGGCAAGTCTTTTGTTGCCTCAAATCTTGCTGTAAGCATAGCCGCAAGTATTGATGAGTATGTTCTTCTTCTTGACTCTGATTTAAGAGATCCTTCTGTTCATAATATCTTTGGTATAGAAAACTCAAAGGGATTGTCATCATATTTAAGCGGTGAAAGTGATTTGCCCTCTGTTTTTGTTAAAACTTTTTTAAAAAAACTTACTTTGGTTCCTGCTGGTCCTTCTCCTCTAAATCCTTCTGAACTTATTTCCTCTGAACAAATGAAAAGGCTTATTGATGAGCTTAGGTCAAGATATGACGATAGATATATAATAATAGACTCGCCACCTCCTTATATGACATCTGAGGCAAATGCTCTTGCTACCTATGTAGACGGGGTTATTATTGTTGTAAAACAGGGGCATACAAAAAAAGAAAGACTTAAAGATATTCTTGATATTTATGGGAAAGACAAAATTCTTGGAGTGGTTAAAAATTTTGCAACAGGAATGTTTGGTTCAGGTTACGGGTATGACAAACGTTATAATTATGGAAAAAATAAAAAAAAGTGA
- a CDS encoding Wzz/FepE/Etk N-terminal domain-containing protein, with protein MVDLIPQKQIRPEQILEALFRYKWIILGFLAAALTIGLAKSFLATRIYQASTTILVQPQKVPQAFVRSVVSTGIEARISTISQQIMSRSNLEKIIEQFGLFAEDEGTYLEDKIESLRKRIDVNLTRARQGSEAFTINYRGNDPERVMRITNTLASYFMDENLKVREAQAVGTSEFLEVELGKTRERLEFMEKRLTKYRTEHMGGLPGELDSNLRTLDRLQKQHESKNITLMELKKEISSLKTQMSAQKNTSMPLFDSFEFEESFVSEDEERLSKLKEVMDSLLLKYTDKHPDVLKLAVKIEKLEKKIEDERIKKEIEIPNEEEIEIPNEEEIEEPFSFGEDFGIAGLKGRISESENQIKIIESEIKDIENKTAIYQKRVEDTPKREQEMQALQRDYNNVNSIYNSLLDRMLEAEISVNMEKKQKGEQFRILDHARIPEKPISPDVKKMFILYFGGGLALSGGICFVLFMLDSRIRTNEEIEKEFELNILAEIAPLKQTGDNFKKKLELISFGFLFLYTVFITGCFGVLNLYGIDRTLGIIKSFF; from the coding sequence ACCAGAGCAGATTTTAGAAGCATTATTCAGATATAAATGGATAATTTTAGGTTTTCTTGCGGCTGCTCTTACAATTGGATTAGCTAAAAGCTTTCTTGCGACAAGAATTTATCAAGCTTCAACTACAATTCTTGTCCAGCCCCAGAAAGTTCCTCAAGCTTTTGTCAGATCTGTTGTCTCAACAGGGATTGAAGCAAGAATAAGTACTATTTCTCAGCAGATAATGAGCAGGAGTAATCTTGAAAAAATTATAGAGCAGTTTGGTCTTTTTGCTGAAGATGAAGGTACTTATCTTGAAGATAAAATAGAAAGTTTGAGGAAAAGGATTGATGTTAATCTTACAAGAGCAAGGCAAGGTTCAGAAGCTTTTACTATCAATTATAGAGGTAATGATCCTGAAAGAGTAATGAGAATTACCAACACTCTTGCAAGTTATTTTATGGATGAAAACTTAAAAGTCAGGGAAGCCCAGGCTGTAGGCACAAGCGAATTTCTTGAAGTTGAGCTTGGAAAAACAAGAGAGCGTCTTGAGTTTATGGAAAAAAGGCTGACTAAATACAGAACTGAGCATATGGGCGGACTTCCAGGAGAACTTGATAGTAACTTAAGAACCCTTGACAGGCTTCAAAAACAGCATGAATCAAAAAATATAACATTAATGGAGCTTAAAAAAGAAATTTCCAGCTTAAAAACTCAAATGTCAGCACAAAAAAACACTTCAATGCCTTTGTTTGATTCTTTTGAATTTGAAGAAAGCTTTGTTTCAGAAGATGAGGAAAGATTGTCAAAGTTAAAAGAAGTAATGGACAGCCTTTTGTTAAAATATACAGACAAACATCCTGATGTATTAAAGCTTGCGGTAAAAATAGAAAAGCTTGAAAAAAAAATAGAAGATGAAAGAATAAAAAAAGAGATTGAAATTCCAAATGAAGAAGAAATTGAAATTCCAAATGAAGAAGAAATTGAAGAACCATTTTCCTTTGGAGAAGATTTTGGAATAGCAGGACTTAAAGGCAGAATATCTGAAAGCGAAAATCAGATTAAAATCATTGAATCTGAAATAAAAGATATAGAAAACAAAACTGCCATTTATCAGAAAAGAGTTGAAGATACCCCCAAAAGAGAGCAGGAAATGCAGGCTCTACAACGTGATTATAACAATGTAAATTCAATTTATAATTCACTTTTAGATCGTATGCTTGAAGCAGAGATTTCTGTTAATATGGAAAAAAAGCAAAAAGGTGAGCAGTTTAGAATTCTTGATCATGCCCGTATACCTGAAAAGCCGATTTCTCCGGATGTAAAAAAGATGTTTATTTTGTATTTTGGAGGTGGGTTAGCCCTTTCAGGCGGAATCTGCTTTGTTTTATTTATGCTGGATTCGAGAATAAGGACTAATGAAGAAATAGAAAAAGAATTTGAGCTGAATATTCTTGCAGAAATTGCACCTTTAAAACAAACAGGCGATAACTTTAAAAAGAAATTAGAGCTTATCAGCTTTGGTTTTTTATTTCTTTATACTGTTTTTATTACAGGATGCTTTGGTGTTTTGAATCTTTACGGAATAGACAGAACTTTGGGAATAATCAAAAGTTTTTTTTAA